One stretch of Chloroflexota bacterium DNA includes these proteins:
- a CDS encoding ACT domain-containing protein: MEDRVRALLAATRLRVDPTPFVLVRLPAAACATLLAQFDRQISCEFLSLVRSAEETTVLLTEAAWGRMAGDWPDAVVERGWRLITLEQSIALDVAGYLAPLAQALAAAGIPLLVVSAFSTDHLLVHERDLTRAKEELQRVIDEAGRGGAGEGVA; the protein is encoded by the coding sequence GTGGAAGATCGGGTACGTGCTCTGTTGGCAGCCACCCGGCTGCGCGTGGATCCCACCCCCTTTGTGCTCGTCCGTTTGCCGGCGGCTGCCTGTGCGACCTTGCTGGCTCAGTTCGATCGGCAGATCTCCTGCGAGTTCCTGTCCCTGGTCCGCTCCGCCGAGGAGACGACGGTACTGCTCACGGAGGCGGCCTGGGGACGCATGGCAGGGGACTGGCCGGATGCGGTCGTGGAGCGCGGCTGGCGGCTGATCACGCTGGAGCAATCCATCGCTTTGGACGTGGCCGGTTACCTGGCCCCCCTGGCGCAGGCGCTGGCCGCGGCCGGGATCCCGCTGCTGGTAGTCTCCGCGTTCTCGACGGATCATCTGCTCGTGCATGAGCGTGATCTGACGAGGGCAAAGGAGGAGCTGCAGCGGGTCATCGACGAGGCCGGCCGGGGCGGCGCCGGCGAGGGGGTGGCGTAA